A region from the Actinoplanes sp. OR16 genome encodes:
- the cimA gene encoding citramalate synthase, with translation MDYQVFDTTLRDGGQREGISYTVADKLAVARLLDEFGVGFIEGGWPGAMPKDTEFFERAKTELELKHAVLVAFGSTRKAGVDVAEDPQVKALLDAETPVVCVVAKSDIRHVERALRTTGDENLNMVRDTVRHLVANGRRAFVDCEHFFDGFRYDPAYTASVVKAAFEAGAERVVMCDTNGGMLPSMITAAVASVVELAGVPADKLGIHCQNDTSCAVANTVAAVEAGVKHFQCTANGYGERPGNADLFAVVSNLQLKLGLKVLPDGCLEKATRVSTALAEIANIAPDTHQAYVGAAAFAHKAGLHASAIKVDPLLYNHVDPSVVGNDMRILVTEMAGRASIELKSAELGLDLAGHPETTTAVTNKVKELEAGGWSFEAADASFELLVRSELPGAEVPKPFDLESYRVLVEHREDGKVISEATVKVRVDGERIIATAEGNGPVNALDEALRTALSNNYPQLKTFELTDFKVRILEGSHGTNAITRVLLETSDSRGEWTTVGVHENIVDASWTALVDALTYGLAR, from the coding sequence ATGGACTACCAGGTGTTCGACACGACGCTGCGCGACGGCGGCCAGCGCGAGGGAATCAGCTACACGGTCGCCGACAAGCTCGCTGTCGCGCGTCTGCTCGACGAGTTCGGCGTCGGTTTCATCGAGGGTGGCTGGCCGGGTGCGATGCCCAAGGACACCGAGTTCTTCGAGCGGGCCAAGACCGAGCTGGAGCTGAAGCACGCGGTGCTCGTCGCGTTCGGCTCGACCCGCAAGGCGGGCGTCGACGTGGCCGAGGATCCGCAGGTCAAGGCGCTGCTGGACGCCGAGACCCCGGTCGTCTGCGTGGTGGCGAAGTCCGACATCCGGCACGTCGAGCGGGCGCTGCGCACCACCGGCGACGAGAACCTGAACATGGTCCGGGACACCGTGCGGCACCTGGTCGCCAACGGCCGGCGGGCGTTCGTGGACTGCGAGCACTTCTTCGACGGCTTCCGTTACGACCCGGCGTACACCGCCTCCGTGGTCAAGGCCGCTTTCGAGGCCGGCGCCGAGCGGGTCGTCATGTGCGACACCAACGGCGGCATGCTCCCGTCGATGATCACCGCGGCGGTCGCTTCCGTTGTGGAACTCGCCGGGGTCCCCGCGGACAAGCTGGGCATCCACTGCCAGAACGACACCTCCTGCGCCGTCGCGAACACCGTCGCGGCCGTCGAGGCGGGGGTGAAGCACTTTCAGTGCACGGCTAACGGCTACGGCGAGCGGCCCGGCAACGCCGACCTCTTCGCCGTGGTCAGCAACCTGCAACTCAAGCTCGGGCTGAAGGTCCTACCGGACGGATGCCTGGAGAAGGCGACGCGGGTCTCCACCGCGCTCGCCGAGATCGCCAACATCGCCCCCGACACCCACCAGGCCTACGTCGGGGCTGCCGCATTCGCTCACAAGGCGGGGCTGCACGCGAGCGCGATCAAGGTGGATCCGCTGCTGTACAACCACGTCGACCCGTCGGTTGTCGGCAACGACATGCGGATCCTGGTGACGGAGATGGCCGGCCGGGCCAGCATCGAGCTCAAGAGCGCCGAACTCGGGCTGGACCTGGCCGGCCACCCGGAGACGACCACCGCCGTGACGAACAAGGTCAAGGAGCTGGAGGCCGGCGGCTGGTCGTTCGAGGCCGCCGACGCGTCGTTCGAGCTGCTGGTCCGCAGCGAGCTGCCGGGCGCCGAGGTGCCCAAGCCGTTCGACCTGGAGAGCTACCGGGTCCTGGTCGAGCACCGCGAGGACGGCAAGGTGATCTCCGAGGCGACCGTGAAGGTGCGCGTCGACGGTGAGCGGATCATCGCGACCGCCGAGGGGAACGGCCCGGTCAACGCGCTCGACGAGGCGTTGCGTACCGCCCTCTCCAACAACTACCCGCAGCTCAAGACGTTCGAGCTGACCGACTTCAAGGTGCGGATCCTGGAGGGCAGCCACGGCACCAACGCGATCACCCGGGTGCTGCTGGAGACCAGCGACAGCCGCGGCGAGTGGACCACGGTGGGCGTGCACGAGAACATCGTCGACGCGTCGTGGACCGCGCTGGTGGACGCCCTCACCTACGGTCTGGCTCGTTGA
- a CDS encoding acetolactate synthase large subunit: MTRPTPETLAHRVNPATVAAAANNTAVAPVATTGAGALVRSLEALGVEVAFGIPGGAILPAYDPLFDSKVRHILVRHEQGAGHAATGYAQATGKVGVCIATSGPGATNLVTPIADAYMDSVPIVAITGQVGRSFIGTDAFQEADIQGITLPITKHNFLVQTPEELPRILAEAFHLAATGRPGPVLVDIPKDVLQAQTTFQWPPTLDLPGYRPTLHPHGKQIREAARLIAAAKRPVLYVGGGVHKAGATEGLRKLAELTGIPVITTLMGIGAFPDSHPQHLGMPGMHGTVPAVYALQRSDLLVTLGARFDDRVTGKLDSFAPDAKVVHADIDPAEIGKNRHADVPIVGDARHVIDELIAAVSANAGGTAQYEAWWKTLNDIRERYPLGYEEPTDGSLSPQYVIERIGQLVGPDAIYVAGVGQHQMWASQFIKYEKPGTWLNSGGAGTMGYAVPAAMGAKVAQPGTQVWAIDGDGCFQMTNQELATCALEGIPIKVAIINNGNLGMVRQWQTLFYEGRYSNTVLGTHKHRIPDFVKLAEALGCIGLRCESKDDVDKVIKQAMEINDAPVVIDFTVGEDAMVWPMVAAGTSNDEIMFARDVRPTFDEDDL, from the coding sequence ATGACGAGACCCACTCCCGAAACGCTCGCCCACCGAGTCAACCCGGCCACTGTGGCGGCGGCCGCGAACAACACCGCCGTCGCTCCGGTAGCCACCACCGGCGCCGGCGCGCTCGTCCGGTCGCTCGAGGCGCTCGGGGTCGAGGTCGCGTTCGGCATTCCGGGCGGGGCGATCCTCCCGGCGTACGACCCGCTGTTCGACTCCAAGGTCCGGCACATCCTGGTCCGGCACGAGCAGGGCGCCGGCCATGCCGCGACCGGTTACGCCCAGGCCACCGGCAAGGTCGGCGTCTGCATCGCGACCAGCGGCCCGGGCGCCACGAACCTGGTCACGCCGATCGCCGACGCGTACATGGACTCGGTCCCGATCGTCGCGATCACCGGGCAGGTCGGCCGGTCGTTCATCGGCACCGACGCCTTCCAGGAGGCGGACATCCAGGGCATCACCCTGCCGATCACCAAGCACAACTTCCTGGTCCAGACCCCGGAGGAGCTGCCCCGGATCCTGGCCGAGGCGTTCCACCTGGCGGCCACCGGCCGGCCCGGCCCGGTTCTCGTCGACATCCCGAAGGACGTGCTGCAGGCGCAGACCACGTTCCAGTGGCCGCCGACGCTGGACCTGCCCGGCTACCGCCCGACCCTGCACCCGCACGGTAAGCAGATCCGCGAGGCGGCCCGGCTGATCGCCGCGGCCAAGCGCCCGGTCCTCTACGTCGGCGGCGGCGTGCACAAGGCCGGCGCGACCGAGGGCCTGCGCAAGCTGGCCGAACTCACCGGCATCCCGGTGATCACCACGCTGATGGGCATCGGCGCGTTCCCCGACTCGCACCCGCAGCACCTGGGCATGCCCGGCATGCACGGCACCGTCCCGGCGGTCTACGCGCTGCAGCGCTCCGACCTGCTGGTCACGCTCGGCGCCCGGTTCGACGACCGGGTCACCGGCAAGCTCGACTCGTTCGCCCCGGACGCCAAGGTGGTCCACGCCGACATCGACCCGGCGGAGATCGGCAAGAACCGGCACGCCGACGTCCCGATCGTCGGCGACGCCCGGCACGTGATCGACGAGCTGATCGCGGCGGTCTCGGCGAACGCCGGCGGCACCGCTCAGTACGAGGCGTGGTGGAAGACGCTCAACGACATCCGCGAGCGCTACCCGCTGGGCTACGAGGAGCCGACCGACGGCAGCCTCTCCCCGCAGTACGTGATCGAGCGGATCGGCCAGCTGGTCGGCCCGGACGCGATCTACGTCGCGGGCGTGGGCCAGCACCAGATGTGGGCGTCCCAGTTCATCAAGTACGAGAAGCCGGGCACCTGGCTGAACTCCGGCGGCGCCGGCACGATGGGCTACGCCGTCCCGGCCGCGATGGGCGCGAAGGTGGCCCAGCCCGGCACCCAGGTCTGGGCGATCGACGGCGACGGCTGCTTCCAGATGACGAACCAGGAGCTCGCCACCTGTGCCCTGGAAGGCATCCCGATCAAGGTCGCCATCATCAACAACGGCAACCTGGGCATGGTCCGGCAGTGGCAGACCCTGTTCTACGAGGGCCGCTACTCCAACACCGTGCTGGGCACCCACAAGCACCGGATCCCGGACTTCGTGAAGCTGGCCGAGGCGCTCGGCTGCATCGGCCTGCGCTGCGAGTCGAAGGACGACGTCGACAAGGTCATCAAGCAGGCCATGGAGATCAACGACGCTCCGGTGGTCATCGACTTCACGGTCGGCGAGGACGCCATGGTCTGGCCCATGGTCGCCGCCGGCACCAGCAACGACGAGATCATGTTCGCCCGGGACGTGCGTCCCACGTTCGACGAGGACGACCTCTGA
- the ilvC gene encoding ketol-acid reductoisomerase, with the protein MTAEVFYDDDADLSIIQGKKVAVIGYGSQGHAHSLSLRDSGVDVVVGLQEGSKSRPKAEEQGLTVKTPAEASAWADVIMVLAPDTAQRKIYAESIAPNLTAGKALFFGHGLNIRFELIKPPADVTVAMVAPKGPGHLVRRQYVDGKGVPALVAVEQDPAGDGLALALSYAKAIGGTRAGVIKTTFKEETETDLFGEQAVLCGGTAALVQTGFEVLTEAGYAPEIAYFECLHELKLIVDLMYEGGISRMRYSVSDTAEFGDYVSGPRVINADTKKEMKAILADIQSGEFTRHLIADDEAGGPELKKYREQGAQHPIEVTGAKLRGMMSWVDRPITETA; encoded by the coding sequence ATGACCGCCGAAGTTTTCTACGACGACGACGCCGACCTGTCGATCATCCAGGGCAAGAAGGTCGCCGTGATCGGCTACGGCAGCCAGGGCCACGCGCACTCGCTGTCGCTGCGTGACTCGGGCGTCGACGTGGTGGTCGGCCTGCAGGAGGGTTCGAAGAGCCGTCCCAAGGCCGAGGAGCAGGGCCTCACGGTGAAGACCCCGGCCGAGGCGTCCGCCTGGGCTGACGTGATCATGGTGCTGGCGCCGGACACCGCGCAGCGCAAGATCTACGCCGAGTCGATCGCCCCGAACCTGACCGCCGGCAAGGCGCTCTTCTTCGGCCACGGCCTCAACATCCGCTTCGAACTGATCAAGCCGCCGGCGGACGTCACCGTCGCGATGGTCGCCCCGAAGGGCCCGGGCCACCTGGTCCGCCGCCAGTACGTGGACGGCAAGGGCGTTCCGGCCCTGGTCGCCGTCGAGCAGGACCCGGCCGGCGACGGCCTCGCGCTCGCCCTGTCGTACGCGAAGGCGATCGGCGGCACCCGCGCCGGCGTCATCAAGACCACGTTCAAGGAAGAGACCGAGACCGACCTCTTCGGCGAGCAGGCCGTCCTCTGCGGCGGCACCGCGGCGTTGGTGCAGACCGGTTTCGAGGTGCTCACCGAGGCCGGCTACGCCCCGGAGATCGCGTACTTCGAGTGCCTCCACGAGCTCAAGCTCATCGTCGACCTGATGTACGAGGGCGGCATCTCCCGGATGCGGTACAGCGTCTCGGACACCGCCGAGTTCGGTGACTACGTCTCCGGCCCGCGCGTCATCAACGCGGACACCAAGAAGGAGATGAAGGCGATCCTCGCCGACATCCAGTCCGGCGAGTTCACCCGCCACCTGATCGCCGACGACGAGGCCGGCGGCCCGGAGCTCAAGAAGTACCGCGAGCAGGGCGCCCAGCACCCGATCGAGGTCACCGGCGCGAAGCTGCGCGGCATGATGAGCTGGGTGGACCGGCCCATCACCGAGACCGCCTGA
- a CDS encoding tyrosine-protein phosphatase encodes MVAESFSRNLPFAKAYNFRDVGGYTGLGGRTVRWRRLFRADSLHRLDEQDAVAFAELGVKTVIDLRRPFEVEKFGRVADEHGVDYRNLVLRHVDWEQVEHPDDVLHERWLADRYLNFAEDGHEALADSLRIIADPGAGPVVVHCMAGKDRTGTVCALTLSLLGVGDEEIAADYALTTEAMRPLTEYLLRSNPEAVLGNEHMFDSPPEAMMMFLADLRAIHGTVEKYALEIGLTAAEIEAMRTHLLEA; translated from the coding sequence GTGGTGGCTGAATCGTTCTCACGAAACCTGCCCTTCGCCAAGGCCTACAACTTCCGCGACGTGGGTGGCTACACCGGCCTCGGTGGACGGACGGTCCGCTGGCGGCGGCTGTTCCGCGCCGACTCCCTGCACCGGCTCGACGAGCAGGACGCCGTGGCGTTCGCCGAGCTCGGCGTCAAGACGGTGATCGACCTGCGCCGGCCCTTCGAGGTGGAGAAGTTCGGCCGGGTCGCCGACGAGCACGGCGTCGACTACCGCAACCTGGTTCTGCGGCACGTGGACTGGGAGCAGGTCGAGCACCCCGACGACGTGCTGCACGAGCGGTGGCTCGCCGACCGCTACCTGAACTTCGCCGAGGACGGTCACGAGGCGCTCGCCGACTCGCTGCGGATCATCGCCGACCCCGGCGCCGGTCCCGTCGTGGTGCACTGCATGGCCGGAAAGGATCGCACCGGCACCGTCTGCGCGCTGACCCTCTCGCTGCTCGGCGTCGGCGATGAGGAGATCGCCGCGGACTACGCCCTGACGACCGAGGCGATGCGCCCGCTCACCGAGTACCTGCTGCGGTCCAACCCCGAGGCGGTCCTCGGCAACGAGCACATGTTCGACTCACCGCCCGAAGCGATGATGATGTTTCTGGCCGACCTGCGCGCGATCCACGGAACGGTCGAGAAGTACGCGCTGGAGATCGGGCTCACCGCCGCCGAGATCGAGGCGATGAGGACACACCTCTTAGAGGCTTGA
- a CDS encoding branched-chain amino acid aminotransferase: MSGGDNLEFEIRPNPAPVGDADRAALLANPGFGRIFTDHMVTVRYADGKGWYEPRVEARAPIPMDPASAVLHYAQEIFEGLKAYTLPDGGVAMFRPDANANRFNQSAQRMAMPALPVETFLQSLHEIIKIDQSWIPQIEDGSLYLRPFAYASEVFLGVRPATEYLYLVIASPVGSYFSGGVKPVNLWVTPDFTRAAPGGTGAAKCGGNYAAGLSAQAEAAEHGCDQVVYLDAVERKYIDELGGMNVFLVLDDGTLVTPPLTGTILPGITRDSVIKLAQRDGRRVEERQISLDEWREGTASGRVREAFACGTAAVITPIGVVRSESGEFTNGDGGPGEVTMAIRKQLVDIQRGLAEDPFGWVHRVV, encoded by the coding sequence ATGAGTGGTGGTGACAACCTCGAATTCGAGATCCGTCCGAACCCGGCACCCGTAGGCGACGCCGACCGCGCCGCCCTGCTGGCCAACCCCGGCTTCGGCCGTATCTTCACCGATCACATGGTCACGGTCCGTTACGCGGACGGCAAGGGGTGGTACGAACCCCGTGTCGAGGCCCGGGCGCCGATCCCGATGGACCCGGCCAGCGCGGTGCTGCACTACGCCCAGGAGATCTTCGAGGGTCTGAAGGCGTACACGCTGCCGGACGGCGGCGTCGCGATGTTCCGCCCGGACGCGAACGCGAACCGGTTCAACCAGTCCGCTCAGCGGATGGCGATGCCGGCCCTGCCGGTGGAGACGTTCCTCCAGTCGCTGCACGAGATCATCAAGATCGACCAGAGCTGGATCCCGCAGATCGAGGACGGCAGCCTCTACCTGCGCCCGTTCGCCTACGCGAGCGAGGTCTTCCTCGGTGTGCGGCCCGCGACGGAGTACCTCTACCTGGTGATCGCGTCGCCGGTCGGGTCGTACTTCTCCGGTGGCGTCAAGCCGGTGAACCTCTGGGTCACGCCGGACTTCACCCGGGCGGCTCCGGGCGGCACCGGCGCGGCCAAGTGCGGCGGCAACTACGCGGCGGGGCTGTCGGCGCAGGCCGAGGCCGCCGAGCACGGCTGCGACCAGGTGGTCTACCTGGACGCGGTGGAGCGGAAATACATCGACGAGCTGGGCGGCATGAACGTCTTCCTGGTTCTCGACGACGGCACGCTGGTGACGCCGCCGCTGACCGGGACGATCCTGCCGGGCATCACCCGCGACTCGGTGATCAAGCTGGCGCAGCGGGACGGCCGCCGGGTCGAGGAGCGGCAGATCAGCCTGGACGAGTGGCGTGAGGGGACCGCGTCCGGCCGGGTGCGGGAGGCCTTCGCCTGCGGCACTGCTGCCGTGATCACCCCGATCGGGGTGGTGCGCAGCGAGAGCGGCGAGTTCACCAACGGCGACGGCGGTCCGGGTGAGGTCACCATGGCCATCCGCAAGCAGCTCGTCGACATCCAGCGGGGCCTTGCCGAGGATCCGTTCGGCTGGGTCCACCGGGTCGTTTAG
- a CDS encoding 3-isopropylmalate dehydrogenase encodes MARIAVVAGDGIGTEVTAEARKVIDAVLPGVEYNEYDLGARLYNRTGEVLPQSTQDELAGHDAILLGAIGDPSVPPGILERGLLLKLRFDFDQYVNLRPSKLWPGTTSPLAGVKPGEIDMVVVREGTEGLYVGAGGVLHKDTPAEIATEESLNTRHGVERVVRDAFARAQRRERRHLTLVHKTNVLTKAGSLWARTFAAVAAEYPEVTTEYQHIDAASMFMVSNPQRYDVVVTDNLFGDILTDIAAAVTGGIGMAASGSVNPERTYPSTFEPVHGSAPDIAGKGIADPAAAILSGALLLEHLGRHDEARRVTEAVAAHVASRTPGATLRTAEVGDLVAAAV; translated from the coding sequence GTGGCGCGGATCGCGGTGGTGGCCGGTGACGGCATCGGGACCGAGGTGACCGCCGAGGCTCGCAAGGTGATCGACGCCGTCCTCCCCGGCGTGGAGTACAACGAGTACGACCTCGGGGCGCGCCTCTACAACCGCACCGGTGAGGTCCTGCCGCAGTCGACCCAGGACGAGCTGGCCGGCCACGACGCCATCCTGCTCGGCGCGATCGGCGACCCGAGCGTCCCGCCGGGCATCCTCGAGCGCGGCCTGCTGCTGAAGCTCCGGTTCGACTTCGACCAGTACGTGAACCTCCGCCCCTCGAAGCTGTGGCCCGGCACCACCAGCCCGCTGGCCGGCGTGAAGCCCGGCGAGATCGACATGGTCGTGGTCCGCGAGGGCACCGAGGGTCTCTACGTCGGCGCCGGCGGCGTCCTGCACAAGGACACTCCTGCCGAGATCGCCACCGAGGAGAGCCTGAACACCCGGCACGGCGTGGAGCGGGTCGTCCGTGACGCGTTCGCCCGCGCGCAGCGCCGCGAGCGCCGCCACCTCACGCTGGTGCACAAGACCAACGTGCTGACGAAGGCCGGCAGCCTCTGGGCGCGCACGTTCGCCGCCGTCGCCGCGGAGTACCCCGAGGTCACCACGGAGTACCAGCACATCGACGCCGCCAGCATGTTCATGGTGTCGAACCCGCAGCGCTACGACGTGGTCGTGACCGACAACCTCTTCGGTGACATCCTCACCGACATCGCCGCTGCCGTGACCGGCGGTATCGGCATGGCAGCCAGCGGTTCGGTGAACCCGGAGCGCACGTACCCGTCGACCTTCGAGCCGGTGCACGGCTCCGCCCCGGACATCGCCGGCAAGGGCATCGCCGACCCGGCAGCCGCCATCCTGTCCGGCGCGCTGCTGCTGGAGCACCTGGGCCGCCACGACGAGGCACGCCGAGTAACCGAGGCGGTCGCGGCTCATGTCGCGTCCCGGACCCCGGGCGCGACGCTGCGTACCGCCGAAGTCGGCGACCTCGTCGCAGCCGCGGTCTGA
- the ilvN gene encoding acetolactate synthase small subunit, whose amino-acid sequence MTNKHTLSVLVENKPGVLARVSGLFSRRSFNIDSLAVGETENPDVSRITIVVNADSSPLEQVTKQLNKLVNVLKIVELDPAQSVQRELLLVKVRADRAQRSQVLETVELFRARVIDVAPDTLTIEATGNPDKLDALLRDLEPYGIKEMVQSGLVAIGRGSRSITTGPALRAA is encoded by the coding sequence ATGACCAACAAGCACACGCTGTCCGTGCTGGTCGAGAACAAGCCCGGTGTGCTCGCCCGGGTGAGCGGCCTGTTCTCCCGCCGGAGCTTCAACATCGATTCCCTTGCGGTCGGCGAGACGGAGAACCCGGACGTCAGCCGCATCACGATCGTCGTCAACGCGGACTCGTCCCCGTTGGAACAGGTCACCAAGCAGCTCAACAAGCTGGTCAACGTCCTGAAGATCGTGGAGCTGGACCCGGCCCAGTCGGTCCAGCGTGAGCTCCTCCTGGTCAAGGTGCGTGCCGATCGGGCGCAGCGCAGCCAGGTGCTCGAGACCGTCGAGTTGTTCCGGGCGCGAGTGATCGACGTCGCTCCGGACACCCTGACGATCGAGGCCACCGGTAATCCCGACAAACTGGATGCGTTACTGCGCGACCTCGAGCCGTACGGCATCAAGGAGATGGTCCAGTCGGGCCTCGTGGCCATCGGCCGCGGATCCCGCTCCATCACCACCGGCCCGGCCCTCCGCGCCGCCTGA
- the serA gene encoding phosphoglycerate dehydrogenase: MTSVVLVTEELAQPAIDLLAEDFEVRRADGADRPALLDALPSADAVIIRSATRLDVEALSAATRLRVVARAGVGLDNVDVPAATARGVLVVNAPTSNIVSAAEQAVALLLAVSRHTAAASATLRAGTWRRSAFTGVEVHGKTVGVVGLGRIGVLFAQRMAAFGVRLIAYDPYVQPARAAQLGVHLVSLDDLLRESDFISVHLPRTPETLGLIGEKELAVVKPGVRIVNAARGGLVDERALADAIAEGRVAGAGLDVFETEPITESPLFAFDNVVVTPHLGASTVEAQDKAGLAVARSVRLALRGEFVPDAVNVRAGGAVDEDVRPLLPLAERLGRVFTALAGGVAARMTVEVHGAVVQHDVSVLELAAMKGLFAPVVEEAVTYVNAPHVAADRGVEVSLSTSEGEETTLITVRGAMPDGGTLEVGGAYAGSPKLVSVDGFELDLTPEGVVLLFRYRDRPGVVGTIGTTLGRAGVNIAAMQVARRRAGGEALMALTVDSPVATDLLAEVAAEIGSTRAAVVDLRAD; the protein is encoded by the coding sequence ATGACTTCCGTAGTCCTGGTAACCGAGGAACTGGCACAGCCCGCGATCGATCTGCTCGCCGAGGACTTCGAGGTCCGGCGGGCGGACGGCGCCGACCGGCCCGCACTGCTGGACGCCCTGCCATCGGCCGACGCGGTGATCATTCGCAGCGCGACCCGTCTCGACGTCGAAGCGCTCTCCGCCGCGACCCGGTTACGGGTCGTGGCCCGGGCCGGCGTCGGACTGGACAACGTCGACGTCCCGGCCGCGACAGCCCGCGGCGTCCTCGTGGTGAACGCGCCGACCAGCAACATCGTCTCGGCGGCCGAGCAGGCGGTGGCCCTGCTCCTCGCGGTCTCCCGGCACACCGCCGCCGCGAGCGCCACCCTTCGCGCGGGCACGTGGCGCCGATCCGCCTTCACCGGCGTCGAGGTGCACGGCAAGACCGTGGGGGTGGTCGGGCTCGGCCGGATCGGCGTCCTCTTCGCGCAGCGCATGGCCGCTTTCGGGGTACGCCTGATCGCCTACGACCCGTACGTCCAGCCGGCTCGGGCCGCCCAGCTGGGAGTCCACCTCGTGTCACTCGACGACCTGCTGCGAGAGAGCGACTTCATCTCGGTGCACCTTCCTCGTACCCCGGAGACGTTGGGGTTGATCGGAGAGAAGGAACTCGCCGTGGTCAAACCGGGCGTGCGCATCGTGAACGCCGCCCGGGGCGGGCTGGTCGACGAACGCGCGCTGGCGGACGCGATCGCCGAGGGCCGGGTGGCGGGCGCCGGACTGGACGTCTTCGAGACCGAGCCGATCACCGAGTCGCCGCTCTTCGCCTTCGACAACGTCGTGGTCACCCCGCATCTGGGCGCCTCCACCGTGGAAGCGCAGGACAAGGCGGGCCTGGCGGTGGCCCGCAGCGTACGCCTGGCCCTGCGCGGCGAATTCGTCCCGGACGCCGTGAACGTCCGCGCGGGCGGCGCCGTCGACGAGGACGTCCGCCCGCTGCTGCCGCTCGCCGAACGCCTCGGCCGCGTCTTCACCGCGCTGGCCGGGGGAGTGGCCGCCCGGATGACCGTCGAAGTGCACGGCGCCGTGGTCCAGCACGACGTCTCGGTCCTGGAACTGGCCGCCATGAAAGGCCTGTTCGCCCCGGTCGTCGAGGAAGCCGTCACCTATGTGAACGCCCCGCACGTGGCCGCCGACCGCGGCGTCGAAGTCTCGCTGTCGACCTCCGAGGGCGAGGAGACCACACTGATCACCGTGCGCGGCGCGATGCCCGACGGCGGCACCCTCGAGGTGGGCGGCGCGTACGCGGGCTCCCCGAAACTGGTCTCGGTCGACGGTTTCGAGCTGGACCTGACCCCCGAAGGAGTGGTCCTCCTCTTCCGCTACCGGGACCGCCCCGGTGTAGTCGGCACGATCGGGACCACGCTGGGCCGGGCCGGTGTGAACATCGCGGCGATGCAGGTGGCCCGCCGCCGCGCGGGAGGCGAGGCGCTGATGGCGCTCACCGTCGACTCCCCGGTGGCGACGGACCTGCTTGCCGAGGTCGCCGCCGAGATCGGCTCCACCAGGGCGGCGGTGGTCGACCTCCGCGCCGACTAG